A genomic region of Terriglobales bacterium contains the following coding sequences:
- a CDS encoding biotin--[acetyl-CoA-carboxylase] ligase — protein sequence MPDGRTDERLGRVVRLLADHAMVVVSGTKLADEIGASRSAVWRLVQQLRSLGVEIAGRPTTGYQLTTVPDLLLPDVLAPLLRGTRLAKNIHHYFRIGSTNTVAMDAAATGAPEGSVFLAEEQTAGRGRGGNRWNSERSSGIYCSVILRPAVPPADILSLSLLAGLAVADAVESVTGLKPDLRWPNDVLLGEEKFCGILTEISAEVTRVRYAVAGIGINVNQREFPRELRGQATSLRMASGRMWSRVELAAALLKSLDRMYADFQRPGGVQNVLPRFEAASSYARGKQVRVDENGGFEGTTDGLDERGFLRVKTAGGVRTVISGGVRPIA from the coding sequence TCGCCGATGAGATTGGCGCGTCGCGCTCGGCGGTGTGGCGTCTGGTGCAGCAGCTGCGCTCGCTGGGAGTGGAAATCGCCGGGCGCCCGACTACTGGATATCAGCTCACCACCGTCCCCGATCTTCTGCTGCCCGACGTGCTGGCGCCGCTGCTGCGAGGCACTCGCCTGGCGAAGAACATTCATCATTACTTCCGGATCGGCTCCACGAATACAGTGGCGATGGATGCGGCGGCGACGGGCGCGCCGGAGGGCAGCGTGTTCCTGGCCGAAGAGCAGACGGCGGGGCGCGGGCGCGGCGGCAATCGCTGGAATTCGGAGCGGTCGTCAGGGATTTACTGTTCGGTGATTCTGCGGCCGGCGGTGCCGCCGGCGGACATCCTGTCGCTTTCGCTGCTGGCCGGGCTGGCGGTGGCTGACGCGGTGGAGAGCGTGACCGGTCTCAAGCCCGACCTGCGCTGGCCGAACGACGTGCTGCTCGGCGAAGAGAAATTCTGCGGCATCCTCACCGAGATCAGCGCCGAGGTGACGCGCGTGCGCTACGCCGTGGCCGGCATCGGGATCAATGTGAACCAGCGCGAGTTTCCGCGGGAGCTGCGCGGCCAGGCGACGTCGCTGCGGATGGCGTCGGGACGCATGTGGTCGCGCGTGGAGCTCGCGGCGGCTTTGCTAAAATCGCTCGACCGCATGTACGCCGATTTTCAGCGCCCCGGCGGCGTGCAAAATGTGCTGCCGCGCTTCGAGGCGGCTTCCAGCTACGCGCGCGGCAAGCAGGTGCGGGTTGACGAGAACGGCGGCTTTGAAGGCACCACCGACGGCCTTGATGAGCGCGGATTTCTCCGCGTGAAGACCGCCGGTGGCGTGCGGACGGTGATTTCGGGAGGAGTCAGGCCGATTGCGTAA